One genomic region from Melioribacteraceae bacterium encodes:
- a CDS encoding YceI family protein, giving the protein MKKTNLLAALLIFTATAISAQTNWGIDKSHSKVGFSVSHLVITDVDGFFKEYDAKVTTKGDDFSTANIDFSVNTGSIFTDNDGRDKHLRSDDFFNAEKFPQMTFKGKAMKKASDNKYKLVGDLTIRDVTKEVELDVKYNGMVKDPWGNTKAGFKVTGEINRFDFNLKWNTAIETGALVVGKEVELIIDLQLVKKS; this is encoded by the coding sequence ATGAAAAAAACAAATCTTTTGGCAGCATTATTAATTTTCACAGCAACTGCAATTTCCGCTCAAACAAACTGGGGAATTGATAAATCCCACTCTAAAGTTGGATTCTCGGTTAGTCACCTTGTTATAACTGACGTAGATGGTTTCTTCAAAGAATATGATGCAAAAGTTACAACCAAAGGGGACGATTTTTCAACAGCCAATATCGATTTTTCAGTCAATACAGGCAGCATATTTACTGATAATGACGGAAGAGACAAGCATTTACGTTCTGACGATTTCTTTAACGCCGAAAAATTTCCCCAAATGACCTTTAAAGGAAAAGCTATGAAAAAGGCTAGCGACAACAAGTATAAACTCGTAGGCGATCTTACAATCCGCGACGTCACTAAAGAAGTCGAACTGGATGTGAAATATAACGGAATGGTAAAAGATCCGTGGGGAAATACAAAAGCAGGATTTAAAGTTACCGGTGAGATCAATAGATTCGATTTCAACCTTAAATGGAATACGGCTATTGAGACCGGAGCGCTTGTAGTAGGTAAAGAAGTTGAATTAATAATTGATTTACAATTGGTTAAAAAATCATAA
- a CDS encoding MarR family transcriptional regulator: protein MKLEEEITQKKFKNDFHKLAVNLIYTHGWFMNHQSKYFKKFGITGPQYNILRILRGQHPNPASVNLLKDRMLDKMSDASRLVERLKQKGLVEREICPNDRRRVEVKINEKGLALLKEMDRIEDRFNKLFKGLNSEEVKTLNELLDKLRG from the coding sequence ATGAAATTGGAAGAAGAAATCACTCAGAAGAAATTTAAAAACGATTTTCATAAACTGGCCGTGAATCTGATTTATACTCACGGCTGGTTTATGAACCATCAGTCCAAATATTTCAAGAAGTTCGGAATTACCGGGCCTCAGTACAATATACTCCGGATATTAAGGGGACAGCATCCCAATCCGGCTTCTGTGAATCTGCTGAAAGATAGAATGCTCGATAAAATGTCGGACGCTTCCCGACTGGTTGAACGACTTAAACAGAAGGGACTTGTTGAAAGAGAAATTTGTCCAAATGACAGGCGCCGCGTTGAAGTAAAGATAAACGAAAAGGGGCTCGCCCTGTTGAAAGAGATGGATAGAATTGAAGACCGCTTCAATAAATTATTCAAAGGATTAAACAGCGAAGAAGTAAAGACACTTAACGAGCTGTTAGATAAGCTTCGCGGTTAG
- a CDS encoding ring-cleaving dioxygenase, which produces MKKAINGIHHITVMAGDPQANYDFYTQTLGMRFIKKTVNFDAPDVYHLYYGDEVGSPGTILTFFPFPDARRGKRGTGEITTVSFSVPSRSLDFWINRLADLAVDFDGPSEKFGYKYISLLDPDGMKIEIVADPDADKIIGWNNGEIPAENSIRKFFSINFYLKSTYKSEELLKNVMGASFVAKEGNTKRYSFGKDSSKAFIDLYEDENTSRGLSGAGTVHHIAWRTENDEEQNNWRNKVIEYGLHPTEMVDRNYFHSIYFREPGGILFEIATDGPGFMVDESFDSLGSELKLPPWHEPKRKLIEQILIPLRTKSFVKQN; this is translated from the coding sequence ATGAAAAAGGCAATAAACGGAATTCATCATATTACCGTAATGGCTGGCGATCCGCAGGCAAATTACGATTTTTATACTCAGACTCTTGGAATGCGGTTCATTAAAAAAACTGTAAATTTCGACGCACCGGATGTTTATCATCTTTATTATGGTGACGAAGTCGGTTCTCCGGGAACAATTCTTACTTTCTTTCCTTTTCCGGACGCGCGGCGAGGAAAACGCGGTACCGGGGAAATAACTACCGTCAGCTTCAGCGTTCCATCCCGTTCCCTCGATTTCTGGATCAACAGGCTGGCGGATCTTGCTGTGGATTTCGACGGCCCGTCTGAAAAATTCGGCTATAAATATATTAGTCTTCTCGATCCCGACGGAATGAAAATCGAAATTGTTGCGGATCCGGACGCTGATAAAATAATCGGTTGGAATAACGGAGAAATACCCGCAGAGAATTCGATCAGAAAGTTTTTCAGCATTAATTTTTATCTGAAGAGCACTTACAAATCTGAAGAACTGCTAAAAAATGTAATGGGCGCCAGTTTTGTAGCAAAAGAGGGGAATACAAAGCGTTATTCTTTCGGGAAGGATTCCAGCAAAGCCTTTATTGATCTTTACGAAGACGAAAATACATCCCGCGGTTTAAGCGGTGCCGGAACGGTTCATCATATTGCATGGCGTACCGAAAATGATGAAGAGCAGAATAACTGGAGAAATAAGGTCATTGAATATGGACTGCATCCGACAGAAATGGTTGACAGAAACTATTTCCACTCGATCTACTTCCGCGAACCGGGAGGAATTCTTTTTGAAATAGCAACTGATGGTCCGGGATTTATGGTTGATGAAAGCTTTGATTCACTCGGCAGCGAGCTGAAGCTCCCGCCTTGGCATGAACCGAAAAGAAAATTAATTGAGCAGATTCTAATTCCACTGAGAACCAAAAGTTTTGTAAAGCAGAATTAG
- a CDS encoding dienelactone hydrolase family protein codes for MNKKEKIKGPHQDQPIYHKGKKLENADASMIMIHGRGASAESILTIADELGLGNVAYIAPQANMNTWYPYSFLSPIEMNEPGITSGLELIDSIINDLLSKGFSTDRIFLLGFSQGACLSLEYAARNPAKFGGVFGLSGGLIGPPGTPRNYGGSFDNSEIFLGCSDVDPHIPVERVNETENVFRKMNANVTKRIYNGMGHTINMDEIEFVRNLLGNRNL; via the coding sequence ATGAATAAAAAGGAAAAAATAAAGGGACCGCATCAGGATCAACCGATTTATCATAAAGGGAAGAAGCTTGAAAATGCTGACGCCTCAATGATAATGATTCATGGACGCGGAGCTTCAGCAGAAAGTATTTTAACCATAGCTGATGAACTTGGTTTGGGAAATGTTGCATACATTGCACCTCAAGCCAATATGAATACCTGGTATCCTTACAGCTTTTTGTCACCAATAGAAATGAATGAACCGGGAATAACCTCCGGACTCGAATTGATTGATTCCATTATAAATGATTTGTTAAGCAAAGGTTTTTCAACCGATAGAATTTTCCTCCTCGGTTTTTCTCAGGGCGCGTGTTTAAGTCTGGAGTATGCCGCAAGAAATCCCGCAAAGTTTGGGGGCGTTTTTGGTCTAAGCGGAGGATTGATTGGTCCGCCAGGCACACCTAGAAATTACGGCGGGAGCTTTGATAACTCTGAAATATTTCTCGGCTGCAGTGATGTTGATCCCCACATTCCCGTTGAACGCGTTAATGAAACTGAAAATGTTTTCAGAAAAATGAATGCGAATGTTACCAAAAGAATTTATAATGGAATGGGTCACACAATCAATATGGACGAAATCGAATTTGTAAGAAACCTGCTGGGAAACAGAAATTTGTAG